The sequence agtgtaagattgaaatatataaaagcttacatgtaaaataaacaatttatctttttatttcatgttctgACGAAATTTACCCATTCGGTAGTTTCTTTCAagggaaaaatatatttgatattgtcCACAGTGATATGTTTCACCCTAATTTTCGATAATTTTCTGAAAACCATGTAATATAAGAATATAGTTCTAGCAGTTTTCCATACGTAAGGCGATATGTAACAAGACAGTTTAAATGTAGAGTTTTTAAAACGCCTGCGCTTTCAAGTGAGCATTGCAAATTACAAATCAATACCACCACAAAATGGCGACCGAACAAAACGTTGAAACGAGTTCAGAGGAGATTTTAAACACTTCTTGTACTCCTTGCTCGGAGTCCGGAAGAACAAAAGAAGCGGATAAATTCTGTGTGTTGATCGCATTTTTGTGCTCAGTGTCTGCTAGAACATAACAAATTTCCGGCGTTAAGATCTCACCAGGTTTTAGATAAGACCAGACAGAGTGGACGGAGTACAAACGAAACAACTGAAATGAACATGCCGACGGAGAGGTGTTCAGTGCACAATGGAAAGTTGATTGATATGTTTTGTAAAGATCACGACAAAGTGTGTTGCTCTGCTTGCGTCGCAATTAAACacaggtttgtttgtttttacaatgAAGATGTATGTACATTTATACAGGTAAAAACCGTATGGCGCTATCGATTATTGGATGTTTGCAATAACGGttcaatgtggtttatacccggatttataaatgtataaaatattaatcaatgcttaatttacatttttatggtaGCTTGCAACAAAAATAAGTGGTTTTCTTTCCATCAAAATAAAGGTATGGATGTCGAATCtttcaacatttaaatataaCAGCCAAAAGGACCCGCCCACTTTCAGTCCGATAAATTTACAGctccttgtttttgttttgttgttgttgtttgttttcttaaATATCGTTAgccatgaaaataaaacatgcagTCGAGTGGATTCAGTTCCGGTCGTTACcatcagaaaaaaaatagtttaaactataattcaatgttttgttgttgttgttcttgttgttgttgttgctgttgttgttgttgatttttaatTAAAGTAACCACTATTCAAAGACTTTTCGAAGACGCTTTTTGCTCATGTTTCTCTCGTGAATGAAGCCAGACTGTTGCGTACAATctcgcgaaaaaaaaaaacgtccttTAAGATTTTAGTACGAAAATAAACGTTCTTTTGCTTTCTAGTGaatataaattaacaaattatataAAGCTTTCGCTTGTCCTTGTTCACCCCTGCATAACCGATTCAATATAATTGTAACCGTTTAAAATTAACTTAcagtttgaaataataaaaaaaaattgataaaaaatagcTTTTGGTACAAGTCGATTATTGAACACCTGATTAGTTGCAAAGACGATGGTAGATAACATCAGATCTTATCCTATCTTAATCTTATTTTATTGACTCTAAAATGTACTCTACTTCGTATCAATTTGCGTCCGTTGTATTCAAGATAACGAAACAATATAGCAGTCTGCCTTTCTAACGTATATTCTATACAGTGTTagcaaaaatatctttttcaaatgCGGTTGTAGTAAAAATTTGTAGTACCCAACAACAATGCACCTTCAAGCCAAAAGTGTTTCTTATTCTAAACTAAGAACATGTTTTGTTGTGTACATATTTGTTTCAGCgtgaagaaataaatatatttataaattcatttgCAGGGCGTGTGAACATGTTGAATCTCTGCCGGACATAGCTAAAGGCATACAGGACAGTAAGGTGTATACAGACACCAAAACTTCGCTGCAGAATGTACTAACAAGGATGGAAAAGGAAAGAAACACAAGGAAAGATAAACTTAGAAACGTTGATCAGCAGAAGGATGAATTGTTAGAAGACATAGATGCCTTCGAAACGGAGCTCATTCGAAAGATCAATGAGCTTTCTAAAACTTCAAAGGAGCAAATTTGTTCGCAGCACCAAAGATGCAAGAACAAAATTGAATACAATTTAAATGTGCTGGAAAATGTCATTTCAACAGCGACAGCCAGTGTGCAAAACTTGTTAGACAAAAACGAATGCCAGTTGTTTATGAATGTTAAAACAAGTAAAGAGTTGATAAAAGATTGTGAAGCACTCTTGAACGACCTGTCTGCCGGAAAGACAACTGAAGAGTTCAAATTCGTGTTGAATCACGAGATTAAAAGGAACCTTACTTCTCTTGGTTTCGTGCAGTCGTCTGATGAGGTAGCTCAAGTTGTGAAGAAATACGATGCATCATTATATGGAAGATTCCTTATTAACCCAAAATATTGCGAAATAACTGGGATATGTGTGATGGATGACGGGACACTGGTGATTGCAGATAATACAAATTCACAATTGAAGAAACTGAACGAAACCT is a genomic window of Mercenaria mercenaria strain notata chromosome 18, MADL_Memer_1, whole genome shotgun sequence containing:
- the LOC123538638 gene encoding uncharacterized protein LOC123538638; its protein translation is MNMPTERCSVHNGKLIDMFCKDHDKVCCSACVAIKHRACEHVESLPDIAKGIQDSKVYTDTKTSLQNVLTRMEKERNTRKDKLRNVDQQKDELLEDIDAFETELIRKINELSKTSKEQICSQHQRCKNKIEYNLNVLENVISTATASVQNLLDKNECQLFMNVKTSKELIKDCEALLNDLSAGKTTEEFKFVLNHEIKRNLTSLGFVQSSDEVAQVVKKYDASLYGRFLINPKYCEITGICVMDDGTLVIADNTNSQLKKLNETYAVERRIDVRGKPYSTCKVGPNEVATVLCSQCYNYKVLFVDVGVKMKPGTTFDINGQASSVSYDAKQDALFVCNKNQVSVYTKSGVLLRTYEKNEYDITLFQFATKLSFSASNDVMFVTDRRDKELKALTKHGQAVWIFTDPYLEEPRDVCVLPGDIILLSDYESNNVLQIDSSGKKIGLFLEILRPLALAFNKENYRLIVGNCSNEIQVYSLSRK